TTTGTGGTTATGGGTACAGAACAGCTGATGcaatgttattgaaaaaaaaaaaacattgcaaattttgCCTCAAACTTTTGAAAAAGCTGCCGCAAAATCAGGCCACAACAATCGCACAAAACAGCCTGTGAAATCCTGCAGGGACTCACAGGACAATGGAGACTTCACATGCAACATCCTCTGAAATAGCACAGGGAGAGAGTGCCATTTTTGCTCAACGATCCCCATTAACTAGCGAGGAAGATCACCAAAAACCAAAGCGCACTCACAGTCGAGAGTAGGAGGGCTTTTATCTGTtataataacaaacaataataataataattatataatatccAGATTATCTATATAGGTGCACAGGAAAAAATAAGTGAGTGGCAAGGATGGAAagaatttttttcatttgcagaTTTGCAACACAATCTTTACACAACAGAGAGAACATTGAATGTACCCTCAGGGACCATCATCAATATTATACTAAACATTGACGCcaatgtgtgttttcatgtgtttaCTCAAAGCTGAACGAGCACGAAAATATGTATGGCAGACTGAGCAAGGAAATGGTTTCTCccctgtgtgtgttcttttgTGCTCTATCAAATTATGATTATGGGAGAATGTTTTAGTACAGATTGAGCaggtgaaaggtttttctcccgtgtgagTTCGTGTGTGCTTCATCCAAGTTGAACGATGactgaatcttttaccacacactgagcAGGCAAACGGTCTCTCCCCAGTGTGCGTTCTCGTGTGTATTATCAAAGATGACTTTACAGAGAATGTTTGGCgacaaactgagcaggcaaaaggcttctccccagtgtgtgttcttgtgtgctCTTGCAAATGTGACTTCTGAAAAAAtcctttaccacaaactgagcaggagaAAGGTTTCTCTacagtgtgtgttcttgtgtgtgctGTCAAATGTACCTTCTGAGAGAATCTTTTTCCACAAACTGAGCACAtgaatggtttctctcctgtgtgatttgtcatgtgtcttttcagatTTCCCTTGTTAACAAATGTTTTGTCacattgagagcatttaaagtgtgtgttgtcagtgtgacatgtcatatcagctttagagtcttcatcatcagtgtcaggagagtgtgacgttgtgtcgtcgctatctgatagtggagctaagaggttgtctgcttgtgatcctccacagtggtctccatcagcttctgttgtcatgtgttgagttgagctgctgcttggaggctccacctctctcttctcctcactttcacctttgtcttcatcatcttcactctttaCAGAGACACCTAACACCGGGAACTCCTCCAGGCtttcaagatgctctccctcctgattgatgctgtgatcctcctcttcatctttaATGTGTGGGGGCTGGGGGTCCTCCTTTTCATCTTTAACATAACGGGGATGGGAT
The sequence above is a segment of the Dunckerocampus dactyliophorus isolate RoL2022-P2 chromosome 3, RoL_Ddac_1.1, whole genome shotgun sequence genome. Coding sequences within it:
- the LOC129178257 gene encoding zinc finger protein 771-like isoform X2; the protein is MCKVQMLRALVNQRLTAAVEEIFVVLERTIAEYEEELCRTKEENERQRRLLDAVLKKHKVVSSGADVSEEHLPPEQQEWSSRMEQVGSHPRYVKDEKEDPQPPHIKDEEEDHSINQEGEHLESLEEFPVLGVSVKSEDDEDKGESEEKREVEPPSSSSTQHMTTEADGDHCGGSQADNLLAPLSDSDDTTSHSPDTDDEDSKADMTCHTDNTHFKCSQCDKTFVNKGNLKRHMTNHTGEKPFMCSVCGKRFSQKVHLTAHTRTHTVEKPFSCSVCGKGFFQKSHLQEHTRTHTGEKPFACSVCRQTFSVKSSLIIHTRTHTGERPFACSVCGKRFSHRSTWMKHTRTHTGEKPFTCSICTKTFSHNHNLIEHKRTHTGEKPFPCSVCHTYFRARSALSKHMKTHIGVNV
- the LOC129178257 gene encoding zinc finger protein 771-like isoform X1, encoding MCKVQMLRALVNQRLTAAVEEIFVVLERTIAEYEEELCRTKEENERQRRLLDAVLKKHKVVSSGAADVSEEHLPPEQQEWSSRMEQVGSHPRYVKDEKEDPQPPHIKDEEEDHSINQEGEHLESLEEFPVLGVSVKSEDDEDKGESEEKREVEPPSSSSTQHMTTEADGDHCGGSQADNLLAPLSDSDDTTSHSPDTDDEDSKADMTCHTDNTHFKCSQCDKTFVNKGNLKRHMTNHTGEKPFMCSVCGKRFSQKVHLTAHTRTHTVEKPFSCSVCGKGFFQKSHLQEHTRTHTGEKPFACSVCRQTFSVKSSLIIHTRTHTGERPFACSVCGKRFSHRSTWMKHTRTHTGEKPFTCSICTKTFSHNHNLIEHKRTHTGEKPFPCSVCHTYFRARSALSKHMKTHIGVNV